Proteins encoded within one genomic window of Brachybacterium sp. P6-10-X1:
- a CDS encoding ABC transporter permease gives MAEASVGAAPIRRGSLARPIPAWRTYTILLGATWRSMRVHRVNLILTFLGSAALQGTQLAFIGVLLGAFGTIAGWEVYDVAFLYGLRLTAHGVCTINFGQHRASANVVRDGHWDRYLLRPAPPLMQLLTRFFNPGTLGDLVLGLAILGVAASQLGIDWSLWIVAYIAAAAIGGGLVEAGLQIGISGLDFRMGPTTRVKDTIDRVLTDFGAYPMTIFGTAGTYLLTFLLPLAFMAYLPATIVLGHADELVVPLWLALGSPLAGPLILGAGVAVFRYLSRFYASPGH, from the coding sequence GTGGCTGAGGCATCCGTCGGCGCCGCGCCGATCCGCCGCGGCTCGCTCGCCCGGCCGATCCCGGCCTGGCGCACCTACACGATCCTGCTCGGGGCGACCTGGCGCAGCATGCGGGTCCACCGCGTGAACCTGATCCTCACCTTCCTGGGCAGCGCGGCGCTGCAGGGGACCCAACTGGCCTTCATCGGGGTGCTGCTGGGAGCCTTCGGCACCATCGCGGGCTGGGAGGTGTACGACGTGGCCTTCCTGTACGGGCTGCGACTGACCGCGCACGGCGTGTGCACCATCAACTTCGGCCAGCACCGGGCCAGTGCGAACGTGGTGCGCGACGGGCACTGGGACCGCTACCTCCTGCGCCCGGCGCCGCCGTTGATGCAGCTGCTGACCCGGTTCTTCAACCCGGGAACGCTCGGGGACCTCGTCCTCGGCCTGGCGATCCTCGGCGTCGCCGCTTCCCAGCTCGGCATCGACTGGTCGCTCTGGATCGTGGCGTACATCGCGGCCGCCGCGATCGGGGGAGGACTCGTCGAGGCCGGGCTGCAGATCGGCATCTCCGGGCTGGACTTCCGGATGGGGCCGACCACCCGCGTCAAGGACACCATCGACCGTGTGCTGACGGACTTCGGCGCGTACCCCATGACGATCTTCGGCACCGCGGGGACCTACCTGCTGACCTTCCTGCTGCCGCTGGCGTTCATGGCCTACCTCCCGGCGACGATCGTGCTGGGCCACGCGGATGAGCTGGTGGTGCCGCTCTGGCTCGCGCTCGGCTCGCCACTGGCCGGGCCGCTGATCCTCGGCGCCGGGGTGGCGGTGTTCCGGTACCTCTCACGGTTCTACGCGAGCCCCGGGCACTGA
- the ybeY gene encoding rRNA maturation RNase YbeY: MTIEIRNETTAVVDENEFVECARFVFEAMHLHPATEMSILFVDEDAMEKLHVQWLDLPGPTDVMSFPMDELTPGSAEQPAPEGLLGDVVLCPSVAAKQAAEAGHSAVEEMLLLTCHSILHLLGYDHMEDDERTVMFDLQRKLLLTFLASRESS, from the coding sequence ATGACCATCGAGATCCGCAACGAGACCACCGCCGTCGTCGACGAGAACGAGTTCGTCGAGTGCGCACGCTTCGTCTTCGAGGCGATGCATCTGCACCCCGCCACCGAGATGTCGATCCTCTTCGTCGACGAGGACGCGATGGAGAAGCTCCACGTGCAGTGGCTGGATCTGCCCGGTCCCACCGATGTGATGAGCTTCCCGATGGATGAGCTGACGCCCGGTTCGGCCGAGCAGCCGGCCCCCGAAGGGCTGCTCGGCGACGTGGTGCTGTGCCCGAGCGTCGCCGCCAAGCAGGCGGCGGAGGCCGGTCACAGCGCGGTCGAGGAGATGCTGCTGCTGACCTGCCACTCCATCCTCCACCTGCTGGGCTACGACCACATGGAGGACGACGAGCGCACGGTCATGTTCGACCTCCAGCGCAAGCTCCTGCTGACCTTCCTCGCCTCGCGAGAGTCGAGCTGA
- the leuA gene encoding 2-isopropylmalate synthase: MPIHKYLPFHEQISVELPDRTWPTRRITRAPRWCAVDLRDGNQALIDPMNSERKLRMFELLVGMGYKEIEVGFPAASTTDYDFVRTLIEEDRIPGDVSIQVLTQAREHLIERTYQAISGAPRAVVHLYNSTSAVQRDVVFRADEDTVLDIAVQGALLCKKYEETTPDTQITYQYSPESYTGTELEYALRVCNAVIDVIKPTPQDRMIVNLPATVEMATPNVYADSIEWMHRHLDRRDSVVLSLHPHNDRGTGVAAAELGYLAGADRIEGCLFGNGERTGNVDLVTLGLNLFTQGIDPQIDFSDLDEVRRTVEHCNQMPVPERSPYGGDLVFTAFSGSHQDAINKGLERMESDAEKVGKAVDDMVWRVPYLPVDPKDLGRSYEAVIRVNSQSGKGGMAYLLRTEHGLDLPRRLQIEFSGIVQQKTDSDGGEVSPEALWEAFTDEYLPATEESKRWGRFAITSIHQESTGEGADRIMVTLVVDGQEHTVTGIGNGPLDGFVKALAERKIDVRILDYAEHALTEGDDSLAASYIECEIGDRICWGVGVDGSITRASLEAIISALNREQRAGR; encoded by the coding sequence ATGCCGATCCACAAGTACCTGCCCTTCCACGAGCAGATCAGCGTGGAGCTGCCGGATCGCACCTGGCCCACCCGGCGCATCACCCGGGCCCCGCGCTGGTGCGCCGTCGACCTGCGCGATGGCAACCAGGCGCTCATCGACCCGATGAACTCCGAGCGCAAGCTGCGCATGTTCGAGCTGCTGGTCGGGATGGGCTACAAGGAGATCGAGGTCGGCTTCCCCGCCGCCTCGACGACGGACTACGACTTCGTGCGCACCCTCATCGAGGAGGACCGCATCCCGGGCGACGTCTCGATCCAGGTCCTCACCCAGGCCCGAGAGCACCTGATCGAACGCACCTACCAGGCGATCTCGGGCGCTCCGCGCGCCGTCGTGCACCTGTACAACTCCACCTCCGCGGTCCAGCGCGACGTCGTCTTCCGGGCCGACGAGGACACCGTGCTGGACATCGCGGTCCAGGGCGCCCTGCTGTGCAAGAAGTACGAGGAGACGACGCCGGACACGCAGATCACCTACCAGTACTCCCCGGAGTCCTACACGGGCACCGAGCTCGAGTACGCCCTGCGCGTGTGCAACGCCGTCATCGACGTCATCAAGCCCACGCCGCAGGACCGGATGATCGTGAACCTGCCGGCCACGGTCGAGATGGCCACCCCCAACGTGTACGCCGACTCCATCGAGTGGATGCACCGTCACCTGGATCGTCGCGACTCGGTGGTGCTGTCGCTGCACCCGCACAACGACCGCGGCACCGGCGTGGCCGCCGCGGAGCTGGGCTACCTCGCCGGTGCCGACCGCATCGAGGGATGTCTGTTCGGCAACGGCGAGCGCACCGGCAACGTGGACCTGGTGACGTTGGGTCTGAACCTGTTCACGCAGGGCATCGACCCGCAGATCGACTTCTCCGACCTCGACGAGGTGCGCCGCACCGTCGAGCACTGCAACCAGATGCCGGTGCCCGAGCGCAGCCCGTACGGCGGCGATCTGGTGTTCACCGCGTTCTCCGGCTCGCACCAGGACGCCATCAACAAGGGCCTGGAGCGGATGGAGTCCGACGCCGAGAAGGTCGGCAAGGCCGTGGACGACATGGTCTGGAGGGTGCCGTACCTGCCGGTGGACCCCAAGGACCTGGGCCGGTCCTACGAGGCCGTGATCCGCGTGAACTCGCAGTCCGGCAAGGGCGGCATGGCCTATCTGCTGCGCACCGAGCACGGTCTGGATCTGCCGCGGCGTCTGCAGATCGAGTTCTCGGGCATCGTCCAGCAGAAGACGGACTCCGACGGCGGCGAGGTCAGCCCGGAAGCGCTCTGGGAGGCCTTCACCGACGAGTACCTGCCGGCCACGGAGGAGTCCAAGCGCTGGGGTCGCTTCGCCATCACCTCCATCCATCAGGAGTCCACCGGCGAGGGCGCGGATCGCATCATGGTCACGCTGGTGGTGGACGGCCAGGAGCACACGGTCACCGGCATCGGCAACGGTCCCCTGGACGGCTTCGTCAAGGCCCTGGCCGAGCGCAAGATCGACGTGCGGATCCTCGACTACGCCGAGCACGCGCTGACCGAGGGCGACGACTCCCTGGCCGCCTCGTACATCGAGTGCGAGATCGGCGACCGCATCTGCTGGGGCGTGGGCGTGGACGGCTCGATCACGCGCGCCTCCCTCGAAGCGATCATCTCGGCCCTGAACCGCGAGCAGCGCGCCGGGCGCTGA
- a CDS encoding hemolysin family protein gives MLTAPLLVLIPLGLAGQVVAAVLTAVDAAHLAVSRGSLEKAVADQPGPVRARVLDQHGDGARTLASVSLGRMLAEAVTIASVAAITFLIFDQLGADSAWAAPLLITIVLAGLLLLVVLAISPRTIGRGRPESVLISTRWLVAAARFVLWLPAGALTSVGENLASRPGNSESPEDGAEKARQNVDRALEDEHVADGERDMIQGVFDLRETMVRELMVPRTDMVALDVDASAKKAMRLFVRSGFSRIPVIGETVDDLRGMLYAKDVMKAIHSPWDPRPERPVGEIMRPARFVPEFVAADEVLRQMQTSHVHISVVVDEYGGVSGIVTIEDILEEIVGEIADEHDPDEPEIEDLGGGRYRAPARAGLTEVGELFDLEIEDDDIDSVGGLLGKAIGQVPIVGSRAETHGLVLEAEKTSGRRRRLSSVIVSRAPEPGPPPHDADQESPDD, from the coding sequence ATGCTGACCGCCCCGCTGCTCGTCCTGATCCCACTGGGTCTGGCGGGGCAGGTGGTCGCGGCCGTGCTGACCGCGGTCGACGCGGCCCACCTGGCCGTCTCCCGCGGCTCGCTCGAGAAGGCCGTCGCCGATCAGCCCGGCCCGGTCCGCGCCCGCGTCCTGGACCAGCACGGCGACGGCGCCCGCACCCTCGCCTCGGTCTCGCTGGGGCGCATGCTCGCCGAGGCCGTCACGATCGCCTCCGTCGCCGCGATCACCTTCCTGATCTTCGATCAGCTGGGCGCCGACAGCGCCTGGGCCGCGCCGCTCCTCATCACCATCGTGCTGGCCGGTCTGCTGCTGCTGGTGGTGCTGGCCATCTCCCCGCGCACCATCGGCCGGGGCCGCCCCGAGTCCGTGCTGATCTCCACCCGGTGGCTGGTGGCCGCCGCCCGATTCGTCCTGTGGCTGCCGGCCGGCGCGCTGACCAGCGTCGGTGAGAACCTCGCCTCCCGGCCCGGGAATTCCGAGAGCCCCGAGGACGGAGCTGAGAAGGCGCGGCAGAACGTCGATCGAGCGCTCGAGGACGAGCATGTCGCGGACGGGGAGCGGGACATGATCCAAGGGGTGTTCGACCTGCGCGAGACGATGGTCCGCGAGCTGATGGTGCCCCGCACCGACATGGTGGCCCTGGACGTCGACGCCTCCGCGAAGAAGGCGATGCGGCTGTTCGTCCGCTCCGGCTTCTCCCGCATCCCCGTGATCGGCGAGACCGTCGACGACCTGCGCGGCATGCTGTACGCCAAGGACGTCATGAAGGCGATCCACTCGCCCTGGGACCCGCGCCCCGAGCGACCCGTCGGCGAGATCATGCGCCCGGCGCGCTTCGTGCCCGAGTTCGTCGCGGCCGACGAGGTGCTGCGCCAGATGCAGACCAGCCACGTGCACATCAGCGTGGTGGTCGACGAGTACGGGGGCGTCTCGGGCATCGTCACCATCGAGGACATCCTCGAGGAGATCGTCGGCGAGATCGCCGACGAGCACGACCCGGATGAGCCCGAGATCGAGGACCTCGGCGGCGGCCGCTACCGGGCACCCGCCCGGGCCGGGCTCACCGAGGTCGGCGAACTGTTCGACCTCGAGATCGAGGACGACGACATCGACAGCGTCGGCGGCCTGCTGGGCAAGGCGATCGGCCAGGTGCCGATCGTCGGCTCCCGCGCCGAGACGCACGGCCTGGTTCTCGAGGCCGAGAAGACCTCGGGGCGCCGCCGCCGGCTGTCCTCCGTGATCGTCTCCCGGGCTCCGGAGCCGGGGCCCCCGCCACATGATGCCGACCAGGAGAGCCCCGATGACTGA
- a CDS encoding PhoH family protein, whose amino-acid sequence MTDPLTPAPGRAPQAHERTLAIPEHLSPFQVLGENDQALAALEDAVPDTDVHVRGHQVTLRGTEDALRRSEHIMRSLIDLAGTGQAVTAEAVQRAANLYGDDRGSGQKLEQVLSRTVLSSRGRSIRPKTLGQQKYIEAVESSTVTFGIGPAGTGKTYLAVALAVQQLLSKQVNRIILTRPAVEAGERLGFLPGSLNEKIDPYLRPLLDALHDMLDPESIPRLMNAGTIEVAPLAYMRGRTLNDAFIILDEAQNTTPEQMKMFLTRLGFNSTMVVTGDVTQVDLPGSQKSGLRVVEQVLGGIDDISFCRLSSRDVVRHRLVSDIVEAYGRWEIDPGGHRDVRHRPASGT is encoded by the coding sequence GTGACCGACCCGCTCACCCCGGCCCCGGGCCGCGCCCCGCAGGCGCACGAACGGACGCTGGCGATCCCCGAGCATCTCAGCCCCTTCCAGGTGCTCGGCGAGAACGATCAGGCGCTGGCCGCTCTCGAGGACGCCGTCCCCGACACGGACGTTCATGTGCGCGGCCACCAGGTGACCCTGCGCGGCACCGAGGACGCCCTGCGGCGCAGCGAGCACATCATGCGCAGCCTGATCGACCTGGCCGGTACGGGCCAGGCCGTGACGGCCGAGGCGGTCCAGCGCGCCGCGAACCTCTACGGGGACGACCGCGGCTCGGGCCAGAAGCTCGAGCAGGTGCTCTCGCGCACGGTGCTGTCCTCGCGGGGCCGCAGCATCCGGCCCAAGACGCTGGGCCAGCAGAAGTACATCGAGGCCGTCGAATCTTCGACCGTCACCTTCGGGATCGGTCCGGCCGGCACCGGCAAGACGTACCTGGCGGTCGCATTGGCCGTGCAGCAGCTGCTGAGCAAGCAGGTCAACCGGATCATCCTCACCCGTCCGGCGGTGGAGGCGGGGGAGCGGCTGGGCTTCCTGCCCGGATCGCTGAACGAGAAGATCGACCCCTATCTGCGCCCGTTGCTGGACGCGCTGCATGACATGCTCGACCCCGAGTCGATCCCGCGCCTGATGAACGCCGGCACCATCGAGGTCGCCCCCCTGGCGTACATGCGCGGACGCACCCTGAACGACGCCTTCATCATCCTGGACGAGGCCCAGAACACCACTCCGGAGCAGATGAAGATGTTCCTGACCCGGCTGGGCTTCAACTCGACGATGGTCGTCACCGGCGACGTCACCCAGGTCGACCTGCCCGGCTCCCAGAAGAGCGGGCTGCGGGTGGTCGAGCAGGTGCTCGGCGGGATCGACGACATCTCCTTCTGCCGCCTCTCCTCCCGCGACGTGGTCCGCCACCGACTCGTCAGCGACATCGTCGAGGCCTACGGGCGCTGGGAGATCGATCCCGGCGGCCATCGCGACGTCCGGCACCGCCCCGCCTCGGGGACGTGA
- a CDS encoding DMT family transporter yields the protein MTTSTTPASTGNVPAVGATPGGAGSGLPMTPILFVLGSCTSLQVGAALATQLFGELGAFGTTTLRLAIAAVILLVIVRPRVRSFTREQWIAMIVFGVVVGAMNGNFYAAIERIPLGTAVAFEFLGPLTVAAVLSTRRSDLLWVALALAGVSLFGIESLSGAASLDLIGVMFALIAAVFWGLYVLTSARVGRLVPGQDGLAIAMAVGALTVLPFGTEGALIGLMDWRLLALAAATAIMASVLPYTLELTALRRLPRHAFGILLSLEPVLALITGVLLIGQDATPLRVLAAVLVVGASVGVTLTARSGAPDEPQPIDEEPGWDMPIPTHATVTGEMPVVFADEEPARTDG from the coding sequence GTGACCACTTCGACGACTCCCGCTTCCACCGGCAACGTGCCGGCGGTGGGCGCGACTCCCGGCGGCGCCGGGAGCGGCCTGCCGATGACCCCCATCCTCTTCGTCCTGGGCTCGTGCACCTCGCTCCAGGTCGGTGCCGCGCTCGCCACCCAGCTGTTCGGCGAGCTCGGCGCTTTCGGCACGACGACGCTGCGCCTGGCGATCGCCGCCGTCATCCTCCTGGTGATCGTGCGCCCCAGGGTCCGCAGCTTCACCCGCGAGCAGTGGATCGCCATGATCGTCTTCGGCGTCGTGGTCGGCGCGATGAACGGGAACTTCTATGCCGCGATCGAACGGATCCCGCTGGGCACCGCGGTGGCCTTCGAGTTCCTCGGCCCGCTGACCGTCGCGGCCGTGCTGTCCACCCGCCGCAGCGATCTGCTGTGGGTGGCGCTCGCCCTGGCCGGGGTGAGCCTGTTCGGCATCGAATCCCTCTCCGGTGCGGCCTCCCTCGACCTGATCGGGGTCATGTTCGCCCTCATCGCAGCGGTGTTCTGGGGGCTGTACGTGCTCACCAGCGCCCGGGTGGGTCGCCTGGTCCCCGGCCAGGACGGCCTCGCGATCGCCATGGCGGTCGGCGCCCTGACCGTGCTGCCCTTCGGCACCGAGGGAGCCCTCATCGGCCTCATGGACTGGCGTCTGCTGGCGCTCGCCGCCGCCACCGCGATCATGGCCTCCGTGCTCCCGTACACGCTCGAGCTGACGGCCCTGCGTCGACTGCCCCGGCACGCGTTCGGCATCCTGCTCAGCCTCGAGCCCGTCCTCGCCCTGATCACCGGCGTGCTGCTGATCGGTCAGGACGCCACGCCGCTGCGGGTGCTGGCGGCGGTCCTGGTGGTCGGGGCGAGCGTCGGGGTGACCCTGACCGCGCGCAGCGGCGCGCCCGACGAGCCGCAGCCGATCGACGAGGAACCGGGCTGGGACATGCCCATCCCCACCCACGCGACCGTCACCGGCGAGATGCCGGTGGTGTTCGCCGACGAGGAGCCGGCCCGCACAGACGGCTGA
- a CDS encoding ABC-2 family transporter protein, producing the protein MSLAAPVGQDRLLVGGIRASIAHAARAQFAFRASTWTGIVGCVLQVILVHLVWSAVYGDRTDVAGVAQVDAITYAVLGVLTTTVFQPFMFDSMLGRLRTGAIAFDVMRPISAVPLALARQVGGTVGQLPAAAIALVVGLALGAIALPGSWLSGLACLVSLSLGFVIALLVNFTVGLVGFWTLEVGGAFLIYRMLAQFSSGALIPLWFMPDWLTGILTLLPFSAQIFVPLSIYVDRDPGWHTVQAIGIQAVWILVLIALAALVWRRAIRRLVIFGG; encoded by the coding sequence GTGAGCCTCGCAGCGCCCGTCGGCCAGGACCGCCTGCTGGTCGGGGGGATCCGGGCCTCGATCGCCCACGCCGCGCGCGCCCAGTTCGCCTTCCGCGCGTCCACCTGGACCGGGATCGTCGGCTGCGTGCTGCAGGTGATCCTCGTGCACCTGGTGTGGAGCGCGGTCTACGGCGACCGCACCGACGTCGCCGGCGTCGCCCAGGTCGATGCCATCACCTACGCCGTCCTCGGCGTGCTGACCACCACCGTCTTCCAGCCGTTCATGTTCGACTCCATGCTGGGCCGGCTGCGCACCGGGGCCATCGCCTTCGACGTGATGCGGCCGATCTCCGCCGTCCCGCTGGCCCTGGCCCGCCAGGTCGGCGGGACCGTCGGCCAGCTGCCTGCGGCTGCCATCGCCCTCGTCGTGGGCCTGGCGCTCGGGGCGATCGCCCTGCCGGGATCCTGGCTCTCGGGCCTGGCCTGCCTGGTCTCGCTGTCCTTGGGATTCGTCATCGCCCTGCTGGTGAACTTCACGGTCGGCCTGGTGGGGTTCTGGACCCTCGAGGTGGGCGGCGCGTTCCTGATCTACCGGATGCTCGCGCAGTTCTCCTCCGGGGCGCTGATCCCGCTGTGGTTCATGCCCGACTGGCTCACCGGCATCCTCACCCTGCTGCCGTTCTCCGCGCAGATCTTCGTGCCGCTGTCGATCTACGTGGATCGCGACCCCGGATGGCACACCGTCCAGGCGATCGGGATCCAGGCGGTCTGGATCCTCGTGCTCATCGCCCTGGCCGCCCTGGTGTGGCGACGTGCCATCCGACGGTTGGTGATCTTCGGTGGCTGA
- a CDS encoding LysR family transcriptional regulator: MLSLHRLFLLHELHRLETMSAVAQTHSMSPSAVSQQLSQLERETKVTLFEQAGRRVVLTDSGVRLARRAEEMLGLLESAEGELREAQGDVGGVLRVASFQTPLIALAPAAISVLEQRHPQLRIELAQREVEGAYEGLLAHRFEVILGEDYPGGQRVVRRGTDREGLLRDPMLLVLPDHGPWSRVRSVADLADAPWALDPEAARTGIWERTYLRSAGVEPWVRFDTPDPLLQVHLVRSGHAVAFVPGIIASEHLGGTRPVRLPGDPHRSLYTAARAGAASHPSLLAFRAALLEAGGMITELQGLERLAG; this comes from the coding sequence GTGCTGAGCCTGCATCGCCTGTTCCTGTTGCACGAATTGCACAGGCTGGAGACCATGTCGGCGGTCGCGCAGACCCATTCGATGTCCCCCTCGGCGGTGTCCCAACAGCTCTCTCAGCTGGAGCGGGAGACCAAGGTCACCCTGTTCGAGCAGGCCGGACGACGGGTCGTGCTCACCGATTCCGGGGTGCGGCTGGCCCGCCGGGCCGAGGAGATGCTGGGCCTGCTGGAGTCGGCGGAGGGCGAGCTGAGGGAAGCCCAGGGGGATGTCGGCGGCGTGCTGCGCGTCGCCTCCTTCCAGACGCCTCTGATCGCGCTGGCCCCGGCCGCCATCAGCGTGCTCGAACAGCGCCATCCGCAACTGCGGATCGAGCTGGCCCAGCGCGAGGTCGAGGGGGCCTACGAGGGTCTTCTCGCCCATCGCTTCGAGGTGATCCTGGGGGAGGACTATCCGGGAGGACAGCGGGTCGTGCGTCGCGGCACCGACCGGGAAGGACTGCTGCGCGACCCCATGCTGCTGGTGCTGCCCGACCACGGCCCGTGGTCGCGGGTCCGGTCCGTCGCGGATCTGGCCGACGCCCCGTGGGCGCTGGACCCCGAGGCCGCCCGCACCGGGATCTGGGAACGCACCTACCTGCGTTCCGCCGGGGTCGAGCCGTGGGTCCGCTTCGACACGCCGGATCCGCTTCTGCAGGTGCATCTGGTCCGCTCCGGGCACGCGGTCGCCTTCGTCCCGGGGATCATCGCCTCGGAGCATCTCGGCGGGACCCGGCCCGTGCGCCTGCCCGGCGACCCCCACCGCTCGCTGTACACCGCGGCGCGGGCAGGCGCCGCCTCCCACCCCTCGCTGCTCGCCTTCCGCGCCGCGCTCCTCGAGGCCGGCGGGATGATCACCGAGCTGCAGGGGCTCGAGCGCCTGGCCGGCTGA
- a CDS encoding NADPH-dependent FMN reductase: MTKLGIIISSARPNRVGEKVARWVAESAGDRFDLDFIDLRDVALPSFDEPTSPKSGADKTTAHGRSWGERIGALDAVVILTPQYNGSYTGALKNAIDFLYSEWNGLPTVLVGYGWGAAQEVLPLLEKLMLRLDADIVGTVGLGFREDLSVDGELFITEQKAAALETALLAIESKVPAPIA, from the coding sequence ATGACGAAGCTCGGAATCATCATCAGCAGCGCCCGCCCCAACCGCGTCGGGGAGAAGGTGGCCCGCTGGGTCGCCGAATCCGCCGGGGATCGGTTCGACCTGGACTTCATCGACCTGCGCGACGTCGCCCTGCCTTCCTTCGACGAGCCGACGAGCCCGAAGTCCGGCGCGGACAAGACCACCGCCCACGGTCGGAGCTGGGGCGAGCGGATCGGCGCGCTCGACGCCGTGGTGATCCTCACCCCGCAGTACAACGGCTCCTACACCGGTGCGCTGAAGAACGCGATCGACTTCCTGTACTCCGAATGGAACGGTCTGCCCACCGTGCTGGTCGGCTACGGGTGGGGCGCCGCACAGGAGGTGCTGCCGCTGCTCGAGAAGCTGATGCTGCGCCTGGATGCCGACATCGTCGGCACGGTGGGCCTCGGCTTCCGCGAGGACCTCTCGGTCGACGGCGAGCTGTTCATCACCGAGCAGAAGGCCGCAGCCCTGGAGACCGCGCTCCTCGCGATCGAGTCGAAGGTCCCCGCCCCCATCGCCTGA
- the era gene encoding GTPase Era yields the protein MTEPLTPAGDGTGARPAPDPAEPNTDAHEPGARPAHRAGFVALVGRPNVGKSTLTNALVGEKVAITSSKPQTTRRAIRGIVSGEDSQIILVDTPGVHRPRTLLGERLNDLVRETLSEVDVVGFCLPADQKIGPGDRFIAQDLAEMRSGRRGPRVVAIVTKTDLVGRDRLAEHLMAVDQLLDVDEIVPISAVTGEQVDVLLEVVARHLPESPQLYPDDQLTEESRDDRISELIREAALEGVREELPHSIAVVVEEVVETDPDGDPFAEVAPGEGRLVVRATLYVERDSQKGIIIGKGGSRLQEVGSRARAEINQLIGRKVHLDLRVKVAKEWQRDPKQLGRLGF from the coding sequence ATGACTGAACCCCTCACCCCCGCCGGCGACGGCACCGGCGCGCGCCCCGCGCCGGACCCCGCTGAGCCGAACACGGACGCTCACGAGCCCGGCGCGCGCCCCGCGCACCGCGCAGGCTTCGTCGCCCTCGTGGGCCGGCCCAACGTCGGAAAGTCCACGCTGACCAACGCGCTGGTGGGGGAGAAGGTCGCGATCACCTCCAGCAAACCGCAGACCACCCGCCGCGCGATCCGCGGGATCGTCAGCGGTGAGGACTCGCAGATCATCCTGGTCGACACACCCGGCGTTCACCGCCCCCGCACCCTGCTGGGGGAGCGGCTGAACGACCTGGTGCGCGAGACCCTCTCCGAGGTCGACGTGGTCGGATTCTGCTTGCCCGCCGACCAGAAGATCGGGCCCGGCGACCGCTTCATCGCCCAGGACCTCGCCGAGATGCGCAGCGGCCGCCGCGGCCCGCGCGTGGTCGCCATCGTCACCAAGACCGACCTCGTCGGCCGCGACCGACTGGCGGAGCACCTGATGGCCGTGGACCAGCTGCTGGACGTCGACGAGATCGTTCCGATCTCGGCCGTCACCGGGGAGCAGGTCGACGTGCTGCTCGAGGTCGTCGCTCGCCACCTGCCCGAGAGCCCGCAGCTGTACCCGGACGACCAGCTCACCGAGGAGTCCCGGGACGACCGCATCTCGGAGCTGATTCGCGAGGCCGCCCTGGAGGGCGTGCGCGAAGAGCTGCCCCACTCGATCGCCGTGGTGGTCGAGGAGGTCGTCGAGACCGATCCCGACGGGGACCCCTTCGCCGAGGTCGCCCCCGGTGAGGGACGCCTGGTGGTGCGCGCGACCCTGTACGTCGAGCGCGACAGCCAGAAGGGCATCATCATCGGCAAGGGCGGATCCCGCCTGCAAGAGGTCGGCTCTCGCGCCCGTGCCGAGATCAACCAGCTGATCGGCCGGAAGGTGCATCTGGACCTGCGCGTCAAGGTGGCCAAGGAGTGGCAGCGTGATCCCAAGCAGCTGGGACGGCTGGGATTCTGA
- a CDS encoding histidine triad nucleotide-binding protein, with the protein MPETATEHHDPDCVFCKILAGEIPSDRVYEDEEVIAFKDLNPKAPVHVLVVPREHRRDVRELAEQPELLAHVATVAGKIAADQASGDFRLIFNTGASAGQSVFHVHAHVLAGGKLAEGEM; encoded by the coding sequence ATGCCTGAGACCGCCACCGAACACCATGACCCGGACTGCGTCTTCTGCAAGATCCTCGCGGGCGAGATCCCGTCCGATCGTGTGTACGAGGACGAGGAGGTCATCGCCTTCAAGGATCTGAATCCGAAGGCGCCGGTCCACGTCCTCGTGGTTCCGCGTGAGCACCGCCGCGACGTCCGGGAGCTCGCAGAGCAGCCCGAACTGCTCGCCCACGTCGCCACCGTTGCCGGGAAGATCGCTGCTGACCAGGCGAGCGGCGACTTCCGATTGATCTTCAACACCGGCGCCAGCGCCGGCCAGTCCGTCTTCCACGTGCACGCGCACGTCCTCGCGGGCGGCAAGCTCGCAGAAGGAGAGATGTGA